The Dama dama isolate Ldn47 chromosome 11, ASM3311817v1, whole genome shotgun sequence genome segment CTGGGACAGGATCCCAAGTCCTCAAGGGGGCAAAGCCCCAGTCTGACCCAGCTGAGCCTCTGTTCAACAGGAGCTTATTgtgcacctgctgtgtgccaggcatggggCGGGGACACACCCAGTGTGTGAACAAAACAGGCACAAACTTCTGCCCTCATTCAGGCTTTAAATTCTACCCACCATGATCCCCAAACCTAATGCATCCCCTGTGTGCCCTCAGGGCGTCTCCTGGCCATCCCTAAGATAATGAAGTCAAGCTCCTGATTGttcacaggtgcacacacacacactcccctttCATCTTGTCATGTACTCAAGCCTTGCCCTCAGCTCCTCTTTGTCACACACAGTAGTCAATCCATCAGCAAACCCTGGCAGCTCTGCCTTCAGAATTCCTCCAGTATCCCCCAACTTCTCTCCATGTCTGCTTCTGCCACCCTGGACCAGCCCCCATCATCACTAGCCGAGACCTGAACAGCCAGCTCTGTCCTCACCCGCCACAGCCTGTCCTTCACACACTGGCCTCAAGCCCTGCTCTCCTCTGCTCACAGCCCCCACAGCTCCCACCTCACTCAGCGTAAATGTCCAAGTCCTCCCCAGAGCCGACAAGGTCATGCGTCATCCACCTTGTCACACCCCTGCCCATATTACGTCCCCGCCCTCCTGCACTCAGGGCCCTAATTCATGGTTCCTCCACCACTCCAGGCACCTCAGGGCTTCGCACCAGCCGCCCACTCTTCCCCTACAGCTGCACCTGGCTGCCTCCCTCAGTTTGCAGAAACCTCACATTCTCACCTCCCAGCCTGACATTATAtactttattataattattattaaggCCTCTCTTCCTCAACCAGAATAAGGGCAAAGAGCTTTGTCTCTCTCTTCAGTGATAATCCCAAGTATTGGTAACAGTCCCCAACACAGAGAAGTTGCCCAGGAAACACCTGTGGAATAACCGAGTACCTGAGCTGGGACCCGTGAAGGCACGTGCTCCAGTGAGGGCTCGGGTTCAAGGTCACATGCCTCCATGAATGTAAAAGATTCTGTCATAAGGATGAGAGTTTGAGGCATGAAGAAACCAAATGAAACTGCAATTTCTTTGTATTAAAAGTCGgccaaattttttttctctaaagggccagagagtaagtATTTCAGCCTTTGCAGGACACACATGGTCTCTGTTacatagtccttttttttttttttttttgagacctttgaaGATGCAAAACCAGGCTATAGAAAACAAACCTGGCTGCAGTTTTCTGACCGTGCTTTAGGTCAAAGACAGTCAACCATCACAGTGGATCTTGAATTGGCGGGAAGAGCTGGGGTGGCAGAAGCAACAGAGCTAATACTTACAAAGCTCCTACAAGCAGTGCTAGGCCCTGTTCTGAGCACTTTATAAATATCAGCTCATCTGACTTCAAGGGCCCCTGAAGGGGGCATTGCagtttttcaaatgaagaaactgagacacagacaaATTAAGAGACCTGCCTGGCGTCACAAGAGTTAGTGACAGCTGAAACTCAAACCTGAGATCAGATCTGCCAGGGGTGTAAGTGTGGGCGGCAGGTGTAAATGTGTCTACAAACATGGGGACATGAGTGTGGTGCACACCTCTGGGTGGACAGGCTCAGCCCCCAGTCCCAAACGACCCGCCAGCCCAGGGGCTCACTTCCTCCCGGCCAGGAACTTGTGCAGGGGTCCGCCGCCGGCCATCTCCATGACCAGCATGAGGGCCTCGGCCTGGCAGACTCCAATGAGCCGCACGATGTAGGGGTTGTCCAGCTGGTGCATGATCTGTGCCTCCCGCATCATCTCGTCCTTGTCCGCCTTCTCCGTGCTCTGTTTCAGCACTTTGATGGCCACGTCGATCTGCTTCCTGCCGTGACACATGGAGGGGCACTGCCTGAGACCACACAGGCCTGGACCACTCCCTCATCCCCACCGgacctgcctctctccctcccagaCCTGTGTAGCGGATACTGTGGTCTGCCGCCTAGACCTCCCCGTCACTCAGAGCTCACAGCCAAGCCCCTCGCCAGGAATTGCCCCTCACCAGAAAGAACCGGTTCAGTTTCACCCTCCCCAGGGGCAGCCTATATCCAATGACCAGCGTGTATCCAAAGGCCAATCAATGGAGGAGACGAGGGTTGGCCCCTCAGCAGCTCCCCTGCGATCAGCCAAGGACTCCATTGCAACTGCAGCTAGCCCAAactctccctgcccctggccagctcctCACTCCCTCTCGGGACTGTCCTGAACTCTCCCAGGTAAGCCCCCCTCACAGTCAATCTGAAGTCTCATCCTGGCTCCACCCAACAAGGCCTGGAGAGGCCAcgccccctccatcccacccacaGTGGTTCCCCAGCCAAGGTGGGGGCTTACTTGCGCATGCGGTAGACGCCCTGGCGAACTGAACCAAAGTTGCCGCAGCCAAGTTCGATGTCAGCCATGAGGAGGTTCTCACGCTTCAGGAAGAGCTTCTTGTTTTTGAGCTCCTCGGGGTCGCTGTAGGGGCTCTCGTAGACACTGGTGTCCATGGGCATCGTTCGCGGCTTCTCTGAGGACACTAACcgtgctgggcacacacacaggcGTGCACTCCCAAGTCAGGAGCAGGGAAGGGgacaggggtgggaggaggacaGGGCAGCCCTGGCCCCCACCAGGCACACACGCCACAAGTCGCACCATGcagagcatgtgtgtgcatgtgcacttgTGTGTGCTCCTGGTCGCACCAACTGTGAAGCCACATCTAATGTGCACGTGTAACATGTGTGCACCCACAAATTCTCTCAcccatgtctctgtgtgtgaTAGGGGTCCTAAAGTGTGTCTACACAAGCAACCATTAGTGTGCCAGCTGCAGCATGCACATCTGTGCGCGTGTGCACACTGACACATGTGCACACGTGTCATGCCCACCCCCATCCATGTGTGAGCCACACAGCATGTGTACAAGGACTCCAggcttgcatccatacatgaaacACACGAGCATCTGCGGCAGGCATGTGAGGCACGTGGGCTGTGGAGTCAAACCCCAGCTCCACCCCCGGCCCGCTCTGGGACCTGACAGTCCCTGCCCCCCTCtctcttctgtgaaatgagaaTAACGACCATGACCGCCTCCTGTGGTTTGTCAGGAGGACTCTGCAAAGCTCGCACGCTCAGTGTGCTACAGCGTGaatggcacacagcaggtgcttatGGATGTGTTCTACCCCCGGGGTTGCCTGGGCACGGCCAGGTGTAACCCCCGTGTGTCAGCATGCCCCGGGCACATGCATGCAGCCAGGCGTGATATGCATGCCCCCATGCATACCTGCGGGCACACTCTGCACAGGGCAACCCAGCCACTGCCAGAGGTCAGGCCTGGCCTAGGTCCCTCCCCGACACACCCCAGGGCCTAGCCAGGAGCCCAATCTCAGCCTGACACGAACCCCCACACACCTTCACCTCTGCCGGCTCACCTGGTTCAGGGGTATATCCATCTGAGTTGAGAGTGTCGATCCGTCTCTGAGGCTAAAGGTCATGGGGTCAgcagggcctgggctgggggcacCCAGCCCCTCTCACGGGCCCACCTCCTCTGAGGACTCCCAGGGACAGTGCTCAGGGGGACCCTCTTCTGTTCCATGGCAGCCCCACTCTTCCCTGCCTGTCCCACCCTCGGAACAGGACCCATCGCCCACTGTGCTCCATCCCCGAGGCCCCTGACTCACCTGGGTGAATGTGGACGGGTGGGCGGGGAGTGTAGGAGCAGCGGCCCCTGGGGGAGCAGAAGGGACAGTGAGGAGGTGGAGCCGTGGTCTCCCGCCTCCCCCTGCCCCGGCCCCCACTGACACCCCACTCACCTGGGCTGGCGCTGCTGTTGGGACAGGCCTCCTTCAGGCAGTAGATGAGTCCATCAGCCTTCAGCTTCAGGTACTCCACCAGCTGTGGGGGGTAGGGTCAGGGCTGGGACTCCCCTCTTCCCCAGGAGCCTGAGCACCCCCCAAACAGTCTCTCCACTACAACAGGGCGGGTGGGTGGCTTACCTGCCAGAGTGTGTCAAACTTGGTCCCCTCGGGAATGCAGTATTTGCCCGCCTTGTCCTGGCTGATGAGGTAGTGGTACACAGTTTTCCCATAGATCAGAGACAGTGCGTACGTGCCCGG includes the following:
- the LOC133065181 gene encoding tyrosine-protein kinase ZAP-70 isoform X2, whose amino-acid sequence is MPWYHSSLTREEAERKLYSGSQTDGKFLLRPRKEPGTYALSLIYGKTVYHYLISQDKAGKYCIPEGTKFDTLWQLVEYLKLKADGLIYCLKEACPNSSASPGAAAPTLPAHPSTFTQPQRRIDTLNSDGYTPEPARLVSSEKPRTMPMDTSVYESPYSDPEELKNKKLFLKRENLLMADIELGCGNFGSVRQGVYRMRKKQIDVAIKVLKQSTEKADKDEMMREAQIMHQLDNPYIVRLIGVCQAEALMLVMEMAGGGPLHKFLAGRKEEIPVSNVAELLHQVSMGMKYLEEKNFVHRDLAARNVLLVNRHYAKISDFGLSKALGADDSYYTARSAGKWPLKWYAPECINFRKFSSRSDVWSYGVTMWEAFSYGQKPYKKMKGPEVMAFIEQGKRMECPPECPPEMYKLMSDCWTYKWEDRPDFAAVEQRMRTYYYSLATKAEEPGACANGVEAACP